A region of the Sinorhizobium arboris LMG 14919 genome:
CTTCCTGGATCGTCCACTGAAGACGTGAAACGCGAACACTTCCAGGAAAAGTATGTAACGGTTTCCGTCCGGAAGTGCGTCGTGTCTAGAGCAACGACAGCTGAACGCCCATTCCCAACGGCGGCACGAACAGATCGCTGCGCAACTGCCGGCGCGTCAGGTTGAGGCCGAGCCGCTTGGCGGCAAGCTCGAAGCGGCGGCCGATCTGCCAGGCGTACGGCCCGCTGCCTTTCATCCGTTTGCCGAATTCCGCATCATAATCCTTGCCGCCGCGCATGGAGCGGATGAGCGACATGACGTGCCGGTAGCGGTCCGGATAGTTCCTGAGAAGCCAGTCGCGGAAGAGAGGGCTCACCTCCAGTGGAAGCCGCAGGAGCACGTAGCTCGCATCCGAAGCGCCGGCCGCCTTCGCCGAATCGAGCACGCGTTCGATCTCGTGGTCGTTGAGTGCCGGGATGATCGGCGCGACCAGGACGCCAGCGGGAATGCCGGCGTCGGAAATTGCGCGTATCGCCTCGAGCCGCTTGGCCGGCGTCGACGCCCGCGGCTCCATGCTGCGCGCCAACTTCCGGTCGAGCGTGGTCACGGAAAGTCCGACCCGGGCGAGGCCCTTTTCCGCCATCGGCGCCAGCAGGTCTATGTCCCGCGTCACCATTGCCGACTTGGTGACGATCATCACCGGGTGATTGGCCTCCTTCAACACTTTCAGAATCTCGCGCATGATCCGCCATTCCTTCTCGATCGGCTGATACGGGTCGGTGTTTGTGCCGATCGCGATCGGGCGCAGCTTATAGTCCGGCCTCGCCAGTTCGCGCTCCAGGAGGCGCGGCGCGTCGGGCTTGGCGAAGAGCTTGGCTTCGAAATCGAGCCCCGCCGAGAGCCCCATATAGGCGTGCGTAGGCCGTGCGAAGCAGTAGATGCAGCCATGCTCGCAGCCGCGATAGGGGTTGATCGACCGGTCGAAGGATATGTCGGGAGAATCGTTGCGCGTGATTGCGGTTTTCGGCTTTTCAATCTGGACCTCGGTCTTGAACGGCGGCAGTTCCTCGATCGTTTGCCACCCGTCATCGAAGACCTCGCGCGTCTTCGGCTCGAAGCGCCCCGAAATGTTGAGGGCAGCCCCGCGGCCGCGCCGGCGGTCGACGTCGATCCTGATGCCGGTTCCGGCGACGAGGGCCTCGGCCATTTCCGCGCTGTGGCCGGGCGCAAAGACACCCTGCTTGAGTTGAGACAGATCGTTCATCGAAATCTCCCCGGAACCATGCTCGGCTCCGCTTCGTGCTGATTATTTTCCTAGCGCAGATGTCGGAACAAAGCAAGAACAAATATCGGGCGCGCGTCCGGGCGCGCGCTTGTAGCATTCGGCGCTGCAATGCGGTAGGAACGGCTATGCTGACGGTCATCATGGAAACGAAGGACAACGAAGCGGAACTGGCACAGACGCTTTCGGCGCTCGTTGCCGGGGCCGTGGAGGGGCTTGTCAGCGATGTCATCGTGCTAGATCACGGATCGACCGACGGATCCCTCAGCGTCGCGGATGCGGCTGGCTGCCGCTTTTGCGTCGACTGGGATCTCGGTGAGGTTCTTCGCTCGGCGCGCGGCGAGTGGCTGATGCTCCTCGAACCAGGTGCCCGTCCCATCGGCCGCTGGGTGGATGAGCTGGCGGAATATGTTTCGCTGAACAGGAGTCCGGCGCGGTTTTCGCCGTCGCGAATGCATCGGCGGCCGCTTCTGAAACGTCTTACCGGCAGGGCGCCACCACTCGAATCCGGGTTCCTGGTGGCAAAGGGGGAGGCAATCGCGGTAGCGCGCGGCAAGATGCCGCTCAGCGATCTTGCGAGCGGGCGGGCAGCCCGCAAACTTGCGATCGAGCTCGTGCCTGCCTGGGTCGCCTTGGGCAACAGGTCGACCGGAGAACGGCACCGGGCGCCCGGTTCCTAGACGTCCGGCGCCGGGCCGACGAGAAGCCGTGATATGGTGGCCGTAGCCCGCAGCTGAGCCGCGTCTGCGAAGCAAGAATGGGGCGTACCTTTCGGTACCCCCAAAGTGGCTCTCAAATGACCTTGTCTGTGAAAATGTCTTGCCATGCATGCCCACCATTTCGAATGGGCAGCCCGTCGTATGTTTTCTCTCTTTCCCAATATTGCCCCGGAAAGAGGTCAGCATTCGCTCGAAGCAATAGATGGTGCTTGCCTTGCCCGCTTCGAGCCAAGCCGACAAAGAGAAACTAGCGGGATTCCGCCGCTGCGGCTGTTCCAAACGGAACACGAAAAAACGTCAGCCGCGCTTCAGGTGCTCGTCGAGCCGCGGCATGATCTCGACGAAATTGCACGGCATGTGCCGGTAGTCGAGTTGCTGCTTCAGGATCCCGTCCCAGGCGTCCTTGCAGGCGCCGGGCGATCCGG
Encoded here:
- a CDS encoding glycosyltransferase, whose protein sequence is MLTVIMETKDNEAELAQTLSALVAGAVEGLVSDVIVLDHGSTDGSLSVADAAGCRFCVDWDLGEVLRSARGEWLMLLEPGARPIGRWVDELAEYVSLNRSPARFSPSRMHRRPLLKRLTGRAPPLESGFLVAKGEAIAVARGKMPLSDLASGRAARKLAIELVPAWVALGNRSTGERHRAPGS
- a CDS encoding PA0069 family radical SAM protein → MNDLSQLKQGVFAPGHSAEMAEALVAGTGIRIDVDRRRGRGAALNISGRFEPKTREVFDDGWQTIEELPPFKTEVQIEKPKTAITRNDSPDISFDRSINPYRGCEHGCIYCFARPTHAYMGLSAGLDFEAKLFAKPDAPRLLERELARPDYKLRPIAIGTNTDPYQPIEKEWRIMREILKVLKEANHPVMIVTKSAMVTRDIDLLAPMAEKGLARVGLSVTTLDRKLARSMEPRASTPAKRLEAIRAISDAGIPAGVLVAPIIPALNDHEIERVLDSAKAAGASDASYVLLRLPLEVSPLFRDWLLRNYPDRYRHVMSLIRSMRGGKDYDAEFGKRMKGSGPYAWQIGRRFELAAKRLGLNLTRRQLRSDLFVPPLGMGVQLSLL